AAGATAAAGATTGATTGGACATAAAAGTGCCATTCTTTTTCAAAGTTGccataatataattattattacacaACTGTTTTGGATAATATAGTTCCACATTTTAGCGGAATAATATGCAGGTAGTGAAGAAGCTAAACTTCACATCCACGTTGTCTACAATCGCTCCCTGGGCTTCATTTTCACGTGCAACCCATTTTCAGCACGCTGCACTAGAGCATTGAGACGTCTTGCTGGAATGCGTTCGTCTATCGTCAGTTCAAATTTTCTCAGTGTAGAACCGACCACtatctttatttcattcatGGCAAAATTTTGGCCAATGCAGTTCCtgaaagacaaaacaaacaaaccaacagtgaaatgaaataaacaacactgtTTATACAAATTTATGAAGTGAAAATAACAGAGTATTTGATATTTCTGGAGATATTTCTAAGACAAATACAATTGATAGTGTATAGGAgtgtacaaaaacaacaaaacaacaacaacaacaacaacaacaacaacaacaacatcatcatcatcatcatcaacaacaacaacaacaaaaacaacaacaacaaaacagtagtagtagtagtagtagtagtagtagtagtagtaaaagtGACAGGAAGGCCAGGAAAAAGATGAAATATGGCATGAGAGGGAACGTTGAAGAACGTAACTTCCTATTCTTCGAAAAcagtcatttttttcctttcaaatgtgatgtcatgtgtaATCATTCTagaattttatttcatcaaacgTATTTCAGAGAGACAAGAACAAAGTCtatattttttactttgaaCATTTTCCATTTGTAATTCAAGGCACGTGCTTCTGACGTCAGTGACAGCCACACTACAGAGTAAAGTGTACAAACCTCGGTCCAGCTGAGAATGGCACAAAAGCGTATGGTGACCTAGATTGGCAGTTTTCTGGAGTAAATCTCAAAGGGTCGAAGGTCAGTGGATCGTCCCAAACTGCCGGGTTAGCATGGAGGCCCTGAAATGCGATACTAACCCATTCTCCTAAAAGTAAATAAGCAGCCATGtgaaggttaaaggtcaagatTGATATGACGTCACAAAGACTGTTTCTTTTGAAATTTCGTCAACAAATGTTTTTATCTCTAGTTTCACTTTTAGcttttgttttctgttgatGCAAATTTTTAATCTGTGATCTACTCTGCAAAGAGGTGCCTTTATTGAAAGGGGAATATATGATGTAACAAAAACAAGATGGCGGATTTCACCATGGATAGGAAAATTAAAGAGACCAATAAGATCCTTATTTTGATTTCTCATCgcatacaaaaaaacaaacaaaagcttGGAATTATTTTCGGTCAAGTTGACTTTGAAGAATGTGAAATGTTTCACTGATGACAAAAATTATTGCAATGGAATTACAATTATGTACTACTGTAAGTTACAGTTGTTGGTGGCGCACTCATAATAGCCGCTCTATAcgaatattacatatatatcagCAACACCAAAGACCACTACgacttttttaaaattatgcGTGCACCATTCATGATTTGACCTCCTAGCTCAGTGTAAATTCTACACCAAATGGTAAGAGTTCTCCACTAACCTGCTGGAATGGTGATATTCATGTCCGGGAATTTGATTGGTTTAGATAGACGTCTTCCAATTAAAGGAACAGGGGGATTAAAGCGAAGACTTTCCTTCATACACATCGTCAGGTACGTTAGTTTACTAATGTCATCCCTACAAGATAATGGAGGATTGGCTTCAATCTGAAGCTATAAAACCGTCTGAaaagttatgttatgttatgttatgttatgttatgttatgttaaattGTGGTATGTTTTGTGTATTGTATAGCattgtgtcgtgttgtgttgtcttgtattgtgttgtgttgtgttgtgttgtgttgtgttgtgttgtgttgtgttgtgtggtgttgtgttgtgttgtgctgtgctgtgctgcgCCGTGTCGTGTTGTTGctttgcattgcattacattacatggtGTGTGGTATtgtgttgcattgcattgttTGAATTTTAGTGTGTGATAgcgtgttgtgttgcattgcattATGATGTTTGGTGGTGTCTTGCGTTGTGTAATGTTCAACCGTCTTGTGTTACGCTGTAGTTATCACATAGTATTGTAATGCATTGTGTTATGGTCCGTATATTTAGTTTTCTATCGTCTAGTAATGCACTGCGTTACAattcattgtaatattgtgtattgtgtTGTTGAAGATCAGATTGAGAAAATATGCAATTTTGTTGACAAAGTTCGGTGTTATtaatagtaagatttttgacaaaatctGGTGGTATTCAAATCACTGACtacatgtgttgtgttgtgttgtgttgtgttgtgttgtgttgtgttatgttgtgttgtgttgtgttgtcttgtgctgtgttgtgttgtgttgtgttgtgttgtgttgggttGTGTTGTGCAGTGCAGTGCTGTACTGTGCTTTGTTGCATTATCTTGCAAAAACGGtttttgtctttatttgttattcaaataaCTAAGTTACAAACCATTCAATGGTGTCTCCATCCTTGGTGTCTAATATGGAATCAATCTCTTCTCGACATTTCTGTTGATGTTCTGGGTTTCGTGCCAGGTTATATAGACACCATGATATGGCACTGGCAGTCGTGTCATGACCTGCAAACATGAATGTATCAACTTGTTCTCGAATTTCTTCCTCTGTTAAACCTTTACCGTCTTCATcctgaaaatatatattttttggaaaAGATTCAGTCTCTTTTGTGACTGTTTGACATCAATTTTCTTATATACTGAAGTGTACGTTTGTTAACCTGTTTGCATGTAAAACACATTATTTGTACAGGAAGGCTAGCTAATACATGGATAACGTATTATCATCATGAATATTGAACGTTATGACGTCATACAGTACcatatagttttagtttgtgtctatttggTATGTGAATAGCTTGTGATTTCCGCAGCaataattttatgcaaattaatttttagCCCACAATTGTTAATGCAATTTGAAAAGTATGTGTAACAAAGTATATGAATAATCCGGAAGTTACGTCATTTATATACTGAATTGTGGGATATCGAATGAACGTTAAACAGCAAGTTCAACATACCCTTGCTTGAAGGAGAATATTCATAAAGTCGGTATATTTCGTTTTCTTCTTTATACCATCTCTTGTTTCTGCTTCAAGTTCCTGTTTTCTCGTTTTGATGACGTCACTTGAGTAGTTATGGACCACATTTAATGCCTTCCGAAATCTATAACCACTTGGACTTAGTTGGTAgataaaatttatgaaatatggcGGAAATCGGGCTCGTCTATCGATAAGTTTAGTGAGTTCAGACACTGCCTTGAGATAAGGATGGGTTTTTCTGAAAAAAGAAGCAAGTTTTTTCGTTCAAGAAGTATATTTTCTAAATATGGATATATGCCTTCAGCATCATACACGTTTTTATAGGTGGCGCTAGGTACTCAGACGGTAAAATCCGGTTGGTCAATATAGTGCTGATGTCGTCTAGAAGCTATCCGAGACCTCGAATCTCAAGATTACTGTTCTCCCCGTCTAGGTCAACGAGAAATCATGAATCAAACTctctttatgcaaatgagtgacCCGTCAATTATTGGGATGATGTAATAGTGCACAAGTAGCATCTTGATATCTcaaatcatggatgtattaggggagaccataatacatccatggtcaaaTACCATAATGGCATAATATATTACTTACCCCAGCTGACAGTCACTTTGTTGTCCAAAGATACATCTCAATAAACTATCAAATGTGAAGAGACTGACATGTTCAAATAATTCTATCGACCCTTGTTTACTTAGTGTTTCCCATTTATTCTAGAATCAAAAACAGACGagcattttataaaacaattcatGGAAAACACGAAATGAAAGAGTGATTCTAATATTCTCGCCCCATTTTCAGATTTTATGACACACCATGAatacatcatatgtaaatatcatgTCAATCATCCCGTATGGGGCGCCCTATCACGGCATATCTTACAGAGAGTACCTGATACTAtatgattagtatttattatcatacttcccatgatgcaatattcaacatggcgggtttgcaagttccctattgaacaCTGTACAATCTTTTTCTAAGAACTTACCATCATAATGTTTGCACAGTCATTAAAGACAGGAACATATTGTTTCAGAATACCAAAATGAAGTCCTGGTGTTAATAACCTTCTATTTCGGAACCATTTATCTCCACTACTTGTCAGCAATCCAGTACCCAGCCATGGTTTAACAAAACCATATGTCACTTCGTCCTTGGGTTCTGAAATAAAAATTCAGTTGAAAAATTGATGTATTgctataattagatgttattctccaaaatttttcttcgttcagccagaGAAAATACGTCATTAAGATAGTGAACTATCGATTATGAGTTAAAAGTACCGCCAACATGTATACTTActttaaacaatatttttagcCAACCGACAGAACCAACATTTCAAAGGTGTTACGATGAGGAACTGTGAACATAAACTTAAGTGTGTTCGATCGCGCTAAGACGGTGTGTAGGgttcatgattatatttcaAACTGATACTCGTAGATCTCGTGATATGTTACGGTCCCTGGGATGggtttgggggtggggtggagctactccccttatttgagtatacttATATGTGCTTCCCTTTGGGgtgcgttttctagccctttggtctaaaatggtgtcTGTTTTGTcaagctgaagagtctaaaaggggttcactttgcattattttcgatttgGCTTGGGTCCTTTAATTAACAAATCATAACCgtcattaattgccccaaaatgttgcctgggtaaaatgtattttgtctaaaCTTCCAGCTTTTAAAatcctgtaatggtctaaaatggggtattgatttttggtcaaagtgagtctaaaatggggcctgggttTTTAATTGCTTCTCAATATAGGCCACATGACATGACGAGGATACCATGTGATACCATGTCATCGGTGGAATTGGATTTCGCACAGCACATTTGGTTGTCAAATCATGAAAGTATAACTTCCAAAGTCATTAATTAATATCAGATTCCTGTGCGTACGAGGTCTTGCGCGTTTGATTTTGTGGCAAACGTCACCCGATAAAGCAAAATCTTTAGGCTAGAACTCGAGTAGTGGTATGCACTTTCTGTTTTTCTCTGATGGTCCTCTATTCACACGATACGAATGAATATAGTGCACAATCCAAAGTTGAAACGTATACATTTATGCAAAATactcaaatgaatattaatgtatgACGTACCTGATGATGTTAATATTGGCTGTACTGTACTTGGATGGGAGCAAACCAGAGAGGATGTGAATGGACCTATCCAGATCTGCAGTCCATGGGTAACTCCAGCGAGTGCTTCTGTCGCCCACTGCATTGATTCTTCATTATTTCCGAACTGACGAATAAGGGAATCAATAAAAGTAATgacgacaacaacaatgatgatgacGTTGACAACACTAAATGATTGCGAAGGTGGACTGCAAGAATACAGGGGGAAAAGTAACACTTTATTCTATTATCAGCTATTATAAAACTAATAGGGCAAACATCAAAGCAAGGCGTCGCTATACGTAACCTTTGAACTCTCTGTGTTAGTAACTACATAAACTTACCAGGTGAACGTTACCTATTACTGCATTCCTTCCAACAGCTGGGAATTGCGCAAACGCTGCCTCGCTTTTCCATCGTTTTTGCATAGACCTGACAAACAGAAGAATAACCTGAGCTAAAGCCACTAAAACTAGGAACGGCGCAACGTAACCACCAAACGATGTGATGGTTGAACTCCACATATTGAGCGACATATTCCGTATATATACCTTCTACGCTTACAGGCCCCAGCAATGGCGTCGTGTGCTCATTACCCTGGGTATTTAAATAATTAACCGTACTGAGGACAACGTCTAGGGGTTTGATGAACTATATTTTGGACTATGGTTTATTGTTTCTTAGTGCATGTGAACGAACTGTTATTGTTCAATATTAACAGTTAATAACTAACCGCCACACGTTGTATTAGTTTTATCCGTCAGTGAACTTTATTGTTTTTTTGTAGTGAATATTTTATTTCGCATTTAGAGGCCATCGTCCCAAAATACACATACGAACAAATGAAGCAAGACAAAAAGTATGATAATTGCATACGTACATGGAACGAAAATATACAACCGAAAACGTGTCAAGAATAAACATAACTTGAAATGGAAAAGTTTTCTCATAATCTAAATaccttataaatatacattgcaaGTTGTCTTAGGTGATGAGGATTTTTACTTGCCATTAAATGATAACAATTATCTAGGGACGGATGAGTCCAAATATTACATGGAAGGTATTGCTGTCTTAGAGGAGTAtacaaatcacaaataaagagaaaatgatACTCGTTTTCAATAAAACTAAGGTCGTTGATTGAACAAAATTTGCCAAGTCTATCCTGTAAAAATATCCCATCCCTTCTTCCAGTCTCAATACACAGATCATGAGATGAACATCTAAATCTTGCTAAGGCGTCCttaaatttatgaataattataCAATCCAAATAAAGCTCAGATTCTAAAAGTGTCTTAAAATTACAGCAACTCCTTAACTTGGAAGATGAATTTATACTATGATGCCATTCTTGAAAGAAACAATCTTTGGCTATTTGtgtgaaaatagaaataaaatctTATGCTGCACCAACCCCTTAATTTAGCCAGTTATTGTTATGTTAGTATTACTCTAGTTTACATATTTACTAGTTTCTTTTAACACCAAACACtaattgcagaaaatccaatgaagaaacgTAGTTTTCTTAACGAAGgcaatacatattttattctattctatatcaCGGTGATGTAAGCCATCTTCTAAAGCAACTTTCTGTGGTCTCTCTGAACAAGGCAACATTGAGCGGCAAATACTATAGGCTATATATGTAGCCCACACcgaaaattatgctaattagatATGGTAATTAGGTGCCCATGTTCATACATTATGCAGGCGGGCCCATGTATCAAGTTACCAACTTACTAAGCAAGTTtcagtctgaaacttggcgggCCTATTCATCAAGTTTCCAACTTTAATTTTTTCTTAattaccaaatttcagacccCTGGTCGAAACTTGGTGGACCTATGTATCATGTTACCTACTTACTTACTACTTACTTACCAACTTTCAGACCCTGGATAAATATTGATGGGCCCATGTATTAagttacttacttacttacttgcctgcctgcctgcccgcctgcttgtttgcttgcttgcttgcttgcttacttacttacttacttacttacttacttacttaccaaCTTTAACTTTTTACGACATAAAACGGTCCTAAGTAGGGCCTGCCTCTCGTGGAAAGCTTGAGTAAAACACTATTACAGACAAATACCACAAATACGGTTGTCATCTTTGTGTTTACAGATCTGtttatttgtaatgtacatgtatactgttttGCTCTTACATCTAATAAACATCCACCCTGGTTAATATGGAGGTACTATCAAACAAGAGTGACTATAGACTttcaataggcctttccaaaatttgccatggtggcgctctacttcctgtctgtgtgttcCCTGGGGGTAtgcatggtataggttactatGTTAATCATAGAATACTACTGCTTTCCTGtgtgaacaatacgaaaaacgtcgctgatttacacttctacagaattcCATGAGATAAAGCTCTGACGAAatagtactatgaggtgatgatacccccaatttgagtgagggcgctggatataatatcaatttcctgtttgcagtctggaatagCACATTAAGCAACACAATGTTTTACATCTCGCACAATGTTTGCTTGTTACAAATTACCATGGATACATCAAGGAGACTACCCTAATGcattacataaacaaaatacagacactgatagcgagCATGCGCACACAATGTTACTATATCTCactacacacacaaataaactgTATTTTTGCGTTTTGAATCTTCCTCGTTTCATCCGACAATGATGTTGATTTGATTACaatagtcactctgatttggtagtatgTTCTACCCGTTATCAGCATAAGCAATACCCGATTTCCAAAATAGAATATTGGACTGTAAAATGTTCGGAAGAcagcatcgtcgtaaaccacagtctgttttacggcaacgttcttaacgagccacccactttcgaaatgtagtggtagaaataataagttgaactctggtttgcgagaatggaaaAAAACAGTAATTTGATAACCAACATATTATGACGTTTGATTCGATAGAAAAAGGCTGTTTTTTTCAATGTTGCCAATATAATCgtttttacacaaaatatttggaTAATATAGTTTCATATTTTAGCGGAACAATATTCAGGTAGTGAAGAAGCTAAACGTCACATCCACGTGGTCTACAATCGCTCTCTTGGCTTGATTTTCACGTGCAACCCATTTTCAGCACGCTGCACTAGAGCATTGAGACGTCTTGCTGGAATGCGTTCGTCTATCGTCAGTTCAAATTTTCTCAGTGCAGAACCGACCACtatctttatttcattcatGGCAAAATTTTGGCCAATGCAGTTCCTGAAAGACAAAAGAAACATGTTTGTACAAATTTATGAAGTGAAAAGAATAGCGAGTACTATTTGTTTCTAAGACACAGAACACAATTCGTTTAGGCGTGTAAAAaacaccagcaccagcaccaccatAACCACCAACACCAGCATtgccacaaccacaaccacaaccatcagcaccaccaccaccaccaccaccaccaacaacaacaacaacaacatcaacaacaacaacaacgacgacgacgacacaGACATTTATCCTCACAAATGTTGATGTCATTGTAATAATTATTGTtctaaaattttatttcatcaaacatATTTCATAGAAAAGATCTTGAGCACAAAGTTG
This portion of the Glandiceps talaboti chromosome 19, keGlaTala1.1, whole genome shotgun sequence genome encodes:
- the LOC144450032 gene encoding leukotriene-B4 omega-hydroxylase 3-like, with translation MSLNMWSSTITSFGGYVAPFLVLVALAQVILLFVRSMQKRWKSEAAFAQFPAVGRNAVIGNVHLFGNNEESMQWATEALAGVTHGLQIWIGPFTSSLVCSHPSTVQPILTSSEPKDEVTYGFVKPWLGTGLLTSSGDKWFRNRRLLTPGLHFGILKQYVPVFNDCANIMMNKWETLSKQGSIELFEHVSLFTFDSLLRCIFGQQSDCQLGKTHPYLKAVSELTKLIDRRARFPPYFINFIYQLSPSGYRFRKALNVVHNYSSDVIKTRKQELEAETRDGIKKKTKYTDFMNILLQARDEDGKGLTEEEIREQVDTFMFAGHDTTASAISWCLYNLARNPEHQQKCREEIDSILDTKDGDTIEWDDISKLTYLTMCMKESLRFNPPVPLIGRRLSKPIKFPDMNITIPAGEWVSIAFQGLHANPAVWDDPLTFDPLRFTPENCQSRSPYAFVPFSAGPRNCIGQNFAMNEIKIVVGSTLRKFELTIDERIPARRLNALVQRAENGLHVKMKPRERL